GTGGCATGCCGCCGGAGGTGGTCGCCAAGGCCTTCGATCCCTTCTTCACCACCAAGCCCATCGGCGTCGGCACCGGACTCGGCCTGTCGATGATCTACGGCTTCGTTCGCCAGTCCGGCGGCCAGGCGCGCATCCACTCGCAGCTCGACGAGGGCACCAGCGTGACCCTGTTCCTGCCCCGCCATAGCGAGGCGGCGACCAGCCTCGAGGCCACCATCACCCAGGCGGCGCTGCCCCGCGTCGGCCACGGCGAGACCGTGCTGGTGGTGGACGACGAGCCGACCGTGCGCATGCTGGTCGTCGAGGTGCTGGAAGAACTGGGCTATGCGGCCCTGGAAGCGGCCGACGCCAGCTCCGGGCTGCGCCTGCTGGAATCCGACGTGCGCATCGACCTGCTGGTCAGCGACGTCGGCCTGCCCGGCGGCATGAACGGCCGGCAGATGGCCGACGCCGCCCGCCAGCGCCGCCCGGGCCTCAAGGTGCTGTTCATCACCGGCTATGCCGAGAACGCCGTGATCGGCAACGGCCACCTGGAGCCGGGCATGCACGTGATGACCAAGCCCTTCGCCATGGACGCCCTGGCGATCCGCATCCGCGATCTCATCGAAGGGACCTAGAAGCGTAGGTTGGCGCTGAGCGCAGCGAAGCCCAACGAGGCGGCTCCCAGCGTAGGATCGCCCTCTCCCCAACCCTCTCCCTGAGGGAGAGGGTGCGCTTGTGTCGCCCGGGATAGAGAGCGGCGCAGCCTTATCCACCGTTTGCAGCAGGGCCTACCCAGTGGAAAACGCTGCGCGGTTTTCCACGCTACGAGGATCACGTCCTCCTGGTAAACGCCTTGGACTCGACCAGCCCTCTCCCCCGGGGAGAGGGCTGGGGTGAGGGGATTCGGGCTCAGTCGCGTAGGGTGGATAACGGCGCAGCCTTATCCACCGTTTGCAGCGGGGCCTGCCAGTGGAAAACGCTGCGCGGTTTTCCACGCTACGAGGATCGCGGCCTCCTGGTAAACGCATGGGACTCGACCACCCCTCTCCCTTTGTGTATGGCCCGGGGACATGGTGAACACCTGTTCGGAGACAGGGTGGACACATCAAGCTGTGGCATTTGGCAGAAGTGAGCAGGCCGATGCCGTGGCAGGAGAGGTCCACGATGGAGTTACGCGAGGAATTCGTTGGCTTGGCACAACAGGCGGGAGCGAACATACGCTTGCTGTGCCGCCGTTTCGGCATTAGCCCGACGACGGGATACAAGTGGCTGGCGCGTGCCAGAGCCGGTGAGGCGCTGACGGATCGCTCGCGCCGTCCGGCGACGTCGCCAGGCCGCTGTGCAGCGGAATGCGAGGCGCAGGTCATGGCCTTGCGCGCGCAACATCCGGCTTGGGGAGCACGTAAGCTGGCGCGTCGACTGGAGGATCAGGGCATGCCGATGCCGGCCATTAGCACGGTGCATGCGATCCTGGTCCGTCACGGCGCAGTGAGCACGGCGGCCTCGGAGGCGGCCAAGCCCTGGCAGCGCTTTGAACACCCGCACGCCAACGATCTGTGGCAGATGGACTTCAAGGGTCATGTACCCCTGTTGCGGGGACGCTGTCATCCGTTGACCGTATTGGACGACCATTCGCGTTACGCGGTGGTGTTGCAGGCCTGCGGCGACGAGCGGGAAAGCACCGTGCGTCAGTGCCTGATCGCCGCATTCGAGCGCTATGGCCTGCCGGCGCGAATGACCATGGACAACGGCAGCCCCTGGGGCACGGACGGCCAGCATTACACTCGGCTGGACGTCTGGCTGATGGCCCAGGGTATCCGGGTCAGCCATTCGCGGCCCTATCATCCGCAGACGCAGGGCAAGGACGAACGCCTCCACCGCACGCTCAAGGCCGAAGTCCTGCAAGGCCCGCCGTGGGCAGACCTGGACAAGGCGCAGCGGGCCTTCGACC
The window above is part of the Pseudomonas oryzihabitans genome. Proteins encoded here:
- a CDS encoding IS481 family transposase, whose translation is MPWQERSTMELREEFVGLAQQAGANIRLLCRRFGISPTTGYKWLARARAGEALTDRSRRPATSPGRCAAECEAQVMALRAQHPAWGARKLARRLEDQGMPMPAISTVHAILVRHGAVSTAASEAAKPWQRFEHPHANDLWQMDFKGHVPLLRGRCHPLTVLDDHSRYAVVLQACGDERESTVRQCLIAAFERYGLPARMTMDNGSPWGTDGQHYTRLDVWLMAQGIRVSHSRPYHPQTQGKDERLHRTLKAEVLQGPPWADLDKAQRAFDHWRQLYNAQRPHQALGMQVPQTRYQPSPRAYCPTPSAPLYAEGGIVRTVRDQGLINWRGHQWHVGKAFIGEPVLIRPEGEDGQYDVFWRTWRIACLNAHTRTATTGRSVA